Proteins found in one Amycolatopsis umgeniensis genomic segment:
- a CDS encoding alpha-lytic protease prodomain-containing protein, translated as MIRRPHRVMTALLGAAAAVTAFATPASAATSVLNEAAGPATLAAAQQKLGTSLGAAFAGSWLDTTTGDLVVGTTDASHSARIRSAGAIPKVLKHSSADLKKIQATLDNRTAGLPGSVAGWYVDAPANEVVVSVVGGDAAGLAWVAAAGVPVRVDQVKSAPRPLWDVIGGQGLYFSGGACSVGFNAYDDDDRYVITAGHCTELGGTVSGVDGTIGKVAKSSFPVNDYGTVKVTHSDVDSPPRVDRYEDGSDVRIEGADVVGVGGRICRSGITTHWQCGRVEALDQTVNYGNGNVVKGLTQTDACAEPGDSGGSFVSRPSSGSGTKLVQAQGMTSGGSGDCASGGTTFFQPVKEVLNRYDLTLEKD; from the coding sequence GTGATCCGACGTCCACATCGCGTCATGACCGCCCTGCTCGGCGCCGCGGCGGCCGTCACCGCCTTCGCGACCCCGGCTTCGGCGGCGACATCCGTGCTGAACGAAGCGGCGGGTCCGGCCACGTTGGCCGCCGCGCAGCAGAAACTCGGCACTTCGCTCGGCGCCGCGTTCGCCGGCTCCTGGTTGGACACGACGACCGGCGACCTGGTCGTCGGCACCACCGACGCGAGCCACTCGGCCAGGATCCGTTCGGCGGGCGCGATCCCGAAGGTGCTGAAGCACAGTTCCGCCGATCTGAAGAAGATCCAGGCCACATTGGACAACAGAACCGCCGGTCTCCCCGGTTCGGTCGCGGGCTGGTACGTCGACGCGCCCGCGAACGAGGTCGTGGTCAGCGTGGTGGGCGGTGATGCCGCAGGCCTGGCCTGGGTGGCGGCGGCCGGGGTCCCGGTCCGGGTGGACCAGGTGAAGAGCGCGCCGCGACCGCTGTGGGACGTGATCGGCGGGCAGGGGCTCTACTTCAGCGGCGGCGCCTGCTCGGTCGGGTTCAACGCCTATGACGACGACGATCGTTACGTGATCACCGCGGGTCACTGCACCGAACTCGGCGGCACCGTGAGTGGCGTCGACGGCACGATCGGCAAGGTCGCGAAGTCGTCCTTCCCCGTCAACGACTACGGCACCGTCAAGGTGACCCACTCCGACGTCGACTCCCCGCCCCGGGTCGACCGCTACGAGGACGGTTCGGACGTGCGGATCGAGGGTGCCGACGTCGTCGGCGTCGGCGGCCGGATCTGCCGGTCCGGGATCACCACCCACTGGCAGTGCGGGCGGGTCGAGGCACTGGACCAGACGGTGAACTACGGCAACGGCAACGTCGTGAAGGGCCTCACCCAGACCGACGCCTGCGCCGAGCCGGGCGACTCCGGCGGCTCGTTCGTCAGCCGTCCGTCGTCGGGTTCCGGCACGAAACTGGTGCAGGCACAGGGCATGACCTCGGGCGGCTCCGGTGACTGCGCTTCGGGTGGCACCACCTTCTTCCAGCCCGTCAAGGAGGTGCTCAACCGCTACGACCTGACGCTCGAAAAGGACTGA
- a CDS encoding M56 family metallopeptidase: MILAAVLLFGVVVIGWFSPRLLGRLTAGGISPGTALAWWLLTALGVLAGTLGAVLLLVLPDHGPAAAITRILHDCWAAVGHSGLPALDPVAGTFAGATVVIVTVRLAVSSARRRKRSTLLHRRHRDVLRLAGTGDERPIATLWLPDERPIAYSLGGRDGLIVASRGLAGRLTSRELNAVLAHEHAHLRGRHHLLAGCAETLGRTLRFVPLMRELPGAVRLLVEAAADRAAAAGHGPETVRSALLSIHASGGGDTALRLRWLARHPDGPSRFPDRMRAVAGGTLALFAPPVLTVGLMFTAGLLSCW; encoded by the coding sequence ATGATCCTGGCGGCGGTGCTCCTGTTCGGTGTCGTGGTGATCGGCTGGTTTTCGCCCCGGTTGCTCGGCAGGCTGACCGCCGGCGGGATCAGTCCCGGAACGGCGCTCGCGTGGTGGTTGCTGACCGCGCTCGGCGTGCTCGCCGGCACCCTCGGCGCGGTCCTGCTCCTCGTCTTGCCCGACCACGGTCCCGCCGCGGCGATCACCCGGATCCTCCACGACTGCTGGGCGGCCGTCGGCCACAGCGGCCTTCCCGCACTCGATCCCGTCGCCGGCACTTTCGCGGGTGCGACGGTCGTGATCGTCACCGTGCGGCTGGCCGTGTCCTCGGCCCGGCGCCGGAAACGCAGCACCCTGCTGCACCGACGGCATCGGGACGTCCTCCGGCTGGCGGGTACCGGCGACGAGCGGCCGATCGCGACGTTGTGGCTGCCCGACGAGCGGCCGATCGCCTACAGCCTCGGCGGCCGCGACGGCCTGATCGTCGCGAGCCGCGGCCTGGCGGGCCGGCTCACCTCCCGGGAACTCAACGCCGTGCTGGCCCACGAACACGCTCATCTGCGCGGCAGGCATCACCTTCTCGCCGGATGCGCCGAAACACTGGGCCGTACGCTGCGGTTCGTCCCGCTCATGCGCGAACTCCCCGGCGCGGTCCGGCTGCTCGTCGAAGCCGCCGCGGACAGGGCCGCGGCGGCCGGGCACGGACCGGAGACCGTGCGCTCGGCCCTGCTGTCGATCCACGCCTCCGGAGGCGGCGACACCGCGCTCCGGCTGCGCTGGCTGGCACGGCATCCCGACGGCCCGTCGCGCTTTCCGGACCGGATGCGCGCCGTCGCGGGCGGAACCCTGGCGCTGTTCGCCCCGCCCGTGCTCACCGTCGGCCTGATGTTCACGGCGGGTCTCCTTTCCTGCTGGTGA
- a CDS encoding BlaI/MecI/CopY family transcriptional regulator → MQRLGELEASVMDVLWNSAEPLRVRQVLEAINRDRDLAYTTVMTVLDNLHRKEWVVREMENRAYRYRPATTREEATAQSLRELLDSSEDRESVLLHFARSVTEEESDILRRALRRKPRR, encoded by the coding sequence ATGCAACGGCTGGGCGAGCTCGAAGCGTCGGTGATGGACGTGCTCTGGAATTCGGCGGAACCCTTGCGAGTCCGCCAGGTGCTCGAGGCGATCAACCGGGATCGCGACCTCGCCTACACCACGGTGATGACGGTGCTGGACAACCTGCATCGCAAGGAATGGGTCGTACGTGAAATGGAGAATCGCGCGTACCGCTATCGCCCCGCGACCACCCGCGAGGAGGCCACCGCGCAAAGCCTGCGCGAACTCCTCGATTCCTCGGAGGACCGGGAATCGGTGCTGTTGCATTTCGCGCGTTCGGTCACCGAAGAGGAGTCGGACATCCTGCGGCGGGCACTGCGCCGGAAGCCGCGGCGATGA
- a CDS encoding NlpC/P60 family protein has product MTPHRRSPRHPLAATAALMVLGFGALPASAQPAPPTDSQDPMRRYQELGAQAAKADEDLLESQDRLKTRETERDQATAALGRADGDLARAQSAIDRFRPQVEAIARSAMSGERLGNAVLLLDSGSRQEFLDRSSALSVLAGEKARALNGLRDALGTAQAARTTAADARETAQLAANDATTALDQVRTRKKDLDVQIGKVREALGELPASDKAKLGKVQDKGSYLGPPGAANDALQAALSKRGSEYEWGATGPREFDCSGLTSWAYRQAGISLPRTSRQQYTAGKAVPLDGLLPGDLVFYDDGTGDPGAIHHVGMYVGGGKMVDAPTEGQLVDVRSVKGDGHLMGARRIVG; this is encoded by the coding sequence GTGACACCACACCGGCGTTCGCCGCGGCACCCCCTCGCCGCCACCGCCGCCCTCATGGTCCTCGGCTTCGGCGCGCTCCCCGCGAGCGCGCAACCGGCACCACCGACGGACAGCCAGGACCCGATGCGGCGCTATCAGGAACTCGGCGCGCAGGCGGCCAAGGCCGACGAGGACCTGCTGGAATCACAAGACCGGCTGAAGACCCGCGAAACCGAACGCGACCAGGCCACCGCCGCCCTCGGCCGCGCCGACGGTGATCTCGCGCGGGCACAGTCGGCCATCGACCGCTTCCGTCCGCAGGTCGAGGCGATCGCGCGGTCCGCGATGAGTGGCGAGCGACTCGGCAACGCCGTCCTCCTGCTCGACAGCGGCAGCAGGCAGGAGTTCCTCGACCGCTCCTCCGCGCTGTCGGTACTGGCCGGAGAAAAGGCCCGGGCGTTGAACGGCCTGCGCGACGCGCTCGGGACGGCGCAGGCGGCCCGCACCACCGCGGCGGACGCGCGGGAAACGGCCCAGCTCGCGGCGAACGACGCGACCACGGCGCTGGACCAGGTCCGCACTCGCAAGAAGGATCTCGACGTCCAGATCGGCAAAGTCCGCGAGGCTCTCGGCGAACTGCCGGCCTCGGACAAGGCGAAACTCGGGAAGGTCCAGGACAAGGGTTCCTATCTCGGCCCGCCCGGCGCCGCGAACGACGCGCTGCAGGCGGCCCTGTCCAAACGGGGCTCGGAATACGAATGGGGTGCCACCGGGCCGCGGGAATTCGACTGCTCCGGGCTGACCTCGTGGGCATACCGGCAAGCGGGCATCTCGCTCCCGCGTACCAGCCGTCAGCAGTACACCGCCGGAAAGGCCGTCCCGCTGGACGGGCTCCTCCCCGGCGACCTCGTCTTCTACGACGACGGCACCGGCGATCCCGGCGCGATCCACCACGTCGGCATGTACGTCGGCGGCGGCAAGATGGTCGACGCGCCGACGGAGGGACAGCTGGTCGACGTCCGGTCGGTCAAGGGCGACGGGCATCTGATGGGCGCGCGGCGCATCGTCGGCTGA
- a CDS encoding PLP-dependent cysteine synthase family protein, with protein MNAVLPQAPSRLLSTAARCVSPALAVGNTPVLWIDERLTGSGKGFWAKLEGFNPGGMKDRPALHMVGEAKARGELADGAMIVESTSGTLGLGLALAGIVHGHPVTLVTDPGMEPIVRRMLTAHGTRVDLVTEPHPEGGWQQARRDRVQRVLEERPGAWCPDQYHNPDNVAAYATLADELAAQLGRIDVLVCSVGTGGHSAGTFRALRRYFPHLRLVGVDTVGSTIFGQPATSRLMRGLGSSIHPRNVDYDAFDEIHWVAPAEAVWTCRRLAAAQYATGGWSVGAVALVAAWLARTHDPDVRIAAIFPDGPQRYFDTVYNDEYCAGHGLLDVVPPREPDVVGHPGERVVERWTRCRTIVDPAL; from the coding sequence ATGAACGCTGTCCTTCCTCAAGCGCCTTCCCGTCTCCTCAGTACCGCCGCGCGCTGCGTGTCCCCGGCGCTGGCCGTCGGCAACACGCCCGTGCTCTGGATCGACGAACGGCTCACCGGTTCCGGCAAGGGTTTCTGGGCCAAACTGGAGGGCTTCAATCCCGGCGGCATGAAAGACCGCCCCGCGTTGCACATGGTGGGAGAGGCCAAGGCCCGAGGGGAGCTGGCGGACGGCGCGATGATCGTCGAGTCGACCAGCGGGACACTCGGGCTCGGGCTGGCGCTGGCCGGGATCGTCCACGGGCATCCGGTCACCCTGGTCACGGATCCGGGGATGGAGCCGATCGTGCGGCGCATGCTCACCGCGCACGGCACCCGGGTCGACCTCGTCACCGAGCCCCATCCCGAGGGCGGCTGGCAACAGGCGCGCCGGGATCGGGTCCAGCGGGTGCTCGAGGAGCGGCCCGGCGCCTGGTGCCCCGACCAGTACCACAACCCGGACAACGTGGCCGCGTACGCGACGTTGGCCGACGAACTGGCCGCGCAGCTGGGCCGGATCGACGTCCTGGTGTGCTCGGTCGGCACCGGCGGGCATTCGGCCGGGACCTTCCGCGCCCTGCGGCGGTACTTCCCGCATCTGCGCCTGGTCGGCGTGGACACCGTCGGGTCGACGATCTTCGGCCAACCCGCCACCTCACGGCTGATGCGCGGGCTCGGGTCGAGCATCCATCCGCGCAACGTCGACTACGACGCCTTCGACGAGATCCACTGGGTCGCGCCCGCCGAAGCCGTCTGGACCTGCCGCCGTCTCGCCGCCGCCCAGTACGCGACGGGCGGCTGGAGCGTCGGCGCGGTCGCCCTCGTCGCGGCCTGGCTGGCCCGCACACACGATCCGGACGTGCGGATCGCCGCGATCTTCCCGGACGGCCCGCAACGCTATTTCGACACCGTCTACAACGACGAGTACTGCGCCGGACACGGCCTGCTCGACGTCGTCCCACCCCGGGAGCCCGACGTCGTCGGCCATCCCGGCGAGCGGGTGGTCGAACGCTGGACCCGATGCCGCACGATCGTGGATCCCGCGCTGTGA